The genomic window CAGCAATCTCAGACGATGTAGCGCTAACTTGTGGTGCTTCACCAATCTCAGGTGATGTGGCGGTAATTTTTGGTGCAATTGCAGTTTCACCAATTTCAGGCGATGTGGCGCTAACTTGTGGTGCTTCACCAATTTCAGGTGATGTTGCAGTAACTTGTGGTGCGATGCCTACGGCGGGCTGCGCCAACGCATTTTCACCAATTTCAGGTGATTTGGCGCTAACTTGTGGTGCGATGCCTACGCCGGGCTGCGCCAACGCTGTTTCACCAATTTCAGATGATGTCGCAGTAATTAATGGGGCTTCACCAATCTCAGGGGATGTGGCGCTAATATTGGCTGAGGTAGATGTTAACTGAACAGGCGCACTGGCTGGATATTCACTCGTTATACTGGAGTTAATTTCTCGTTGTATTGCAATAGGGCTTTTTGCAACTGAAGATTCAGAATTAGGTACAGCAACATCTGGTAGGGGCGGATAGCTATTCGCCCCTACGCTATTTTCATCATTCGCTAAAGGATTGAGTAAAGTAGGTGCATCATCTACATTAGGTGAGCTAAGTGCTGACGACAAAGCTAAAGAATTATCAACTACAGCATTATCTGTGACAAAATCATTTGCGGTGCTTTTTAATATTAAGTCTGGTTCAATGGCTGTGATTGCCTCTAAATTACTATTGGTATTTGCTAATAAGCTATCTTCTTTACGATTAATAGTAATTTTATTTTCATCAACAACTTGTTCAATATTCTTAGTTGCAGATGATTTAACTGCTTTTTTGGTTCTAGATTTTGATTTTGTTTTTGTCTCTGGTGGTTTTTGAGATTTATTTGTTTTTTTTGATTTAGATTTACTTTGAATCTTTAGTTCTGTCGAAATCTCATTACTCGAATTGTTATCAATGCGATTTGGCAGGATATCTGTAATACTACCTTTTCCTGATTCATTACTCTTAATATTACTTTTTTCTTCTGGGACTATTGCATCCAAAGAATCAAATTCCGGCAATGGAAACTCATTATTTATATCCTGAGCATCCCCACTATCCCAACCTATTAAGGGTTGGCTCGATGCTTCATGTTCACGGGACAATAAAAATTTAGAGGATGTGACTAATGATGGTTTAGTTTGTATAGTACTGATAAAATTACTTCGCAAATGTAGAGAATGAGACTCTTTTCTCAATCCCATTCTATGAGGATGAGATAAAGATGATATTACCCCAAGTGGATGAACATTGTTTCCTAATGGAGATTGAATAATTTGCATAGTTTTAATTGAAAAATAGCCAATTAACTAGAAACGAAATATCCTGTTTTTTGATTTCGTTGTACAGAAGTGCCTCCTCCTGTAGCCCTTGCAACTTGTAACCCTTCATAAGCTAAAGTTAATTCTTCAATGGCAACTGCGTTTCCATCTGCTTGGAGTGTAGGTGTTTTCCAAGTTATGGGAATAGCACCAATCAAAGTCCAACTCATCATTGTTTCACCAGCCTGATTGAAAATCAGAATATTGACATTGCGTCGAGATGTCTTCTTTTTTTCATCAAAAACTGCACTCATCCAGTTCCAAAAACCTGGATGATCTGTAACTCCACGTTTAAGAGTTATGTCTGCAAATTCTGTATGACCTAAATAAATTCTTTGCTGGTCGTTGACACCCCCTTCATTAAAAACATTTTTCTTAATTTGAACACTTAATCCTGAACATTCAGTAAAAGATGCAGCAATAGTATTGTCTATCTCTACATAGAAACGATTAGTAGTGACATAGTTTAGTTCGTGAGTAATGTTGCCATTATTGGAACTTGGAGTAACCTTGCCATTATTAGAACTTGGAGTAATGTTGGCATTCTTAGGATTTGGAGTAACCCTGGCATTTTTAGGAGCTGTAACCATCACAACCACCTCTGAGAACTATAATTACCTACCCTTTCACGCTGCGATCGCAGGTCTTCTAGCAAAAGTTTATACACGTGTTCTGTAAGTTGGTTCATAAGCAGTGAGTCGTTGAGATATTTACTTGCCGTTTTAGCAACTTTGTTGGCATTATAAGTTACTGAAACCCCGGCGTAGCCAGCAGTACCGCCAACATCTCCATCGAACGTGAAAAAAGTTTGTTGCTGTTTTGAGTCCATAAATAAAAAAATCTCTCCTAGAATCAAGGCTAAAGGTACTGCATCAGAATCAAAAGTAGCCAAAAGTCTAACTTGGTTTTTGCCTGGATTTAGACTTTGGGTGAATTGTGTTACAAGTGCGATCGCTGTACTCTAAATATGTGAACCACCAAGATATTCACCCACCTACTGCTTGGGCATCAGGAGAAAAAAATGAGAGAACATGTAAGCCAGTCCAAAAAAGCTAACACTGCTTCCTTCTCAATACCATCTCTCAAACACCGGATACCCGGCTTTGGTTTAGATTCTCCACAAGCTTCACCCCAAGCAGTTCCATTGGTGCAACCACTAAACAAACCTCTCACCCACGACATTAGTCGAATACCCTTGCGTAATCCCCAAGCAAAACTCTCAATTAGCCAGCCTGGGGATAAATATGAACAGGAAGCTGATAGCGTAGCACAACAGGTAATGCAAAGAATCGCGCAACCTGTAAATCGCCAGTCTATCCAACCACAAGC from Nostoc sp. UHCC 0926 includes these protein-coding regions:
- a CDS encoding phage tail protein — translated: MVTAPKNARVTPNPKNANITPSSNNGKVTPSSNNGNITHELNYVTTNRFYVEIDNTIAASFTECSGLSVQIKKNVFNEGGVNDQQRIYLGHTEFADITLKRGVTDHPGFWNWMSAVFDEKKKTSRRNVNILIFNQAGETMMSWTLIGAIPITWKTPTLQADGNAVAIEELTLAYEGLQVARATGGGTSVQRNQKTGYFVSS